Proteins encoded in a region of the Bacillus sp. T3 genome:
- the prsW gene encoding glutamic-type intramembrane protease PrsW, which translates to MLGILSAGVAPGIALLSYFYLKDQYGSEPIPIVLKTFLFGAIMVFPIAFIQYIFKVEDIGQMGVINAFALTGFLEEFFKWFILIYTVYQHVAFDEPYDGIVYGASVSLGFATAENLVFLLENGMEHALGRAILPVPSHALFGVIMGFYIGKGKFTTLGKRKWLALSLIIPFLLHGIYDYILLNFQQWIIMILPFMIFLWWLGLRKVKKARALSTIHFQNEFHLKKAGMTTK; encoded by the coding sequence ATGCTAGGTATATTATCTGCTGGGGTCGCTCCTGGTATTGCATTACTAAGTTATTTCTATCTTAAGGATCAATATGGATCAGAACCCATTCCGATTGTCTTAAAGACCTTTTTATTCGGTGCCATCATGGTTTTTCCGATCGCTTTCATCCAATATATTTTCAAAGTAGAAGATATCGGGCAAATGGGAGTCATAAACGCATTTGCATTAACAGGATTTTTAGAGGAATTTTTTAAATGGTTTATCTTAATTTATACTGTTTATCAGCATGTAGCCTTTGATGAGCCCTACGATGGGATTGTTTACGGTGCATCTGTTTCATTAGGATTTGCTACGGCTGAGAACCTTGTGTTCTTATTAGAAAATGGTATGGAACATGCATTAGGGCGTGCAATCTTGCCTGTACCAAGTCATGCTTTATTCGGTGTAATCATGGGCTTTTATATTGGTAAGGGTAAGTTCACTACGCTTGGAAAGCGGAAATGGTTAGCTCTATCCCTGATTATCCCATTCCTGTTGCATGGGATATATGATTATATTTTATTAAATTTCCAGCAATGGATTATCATGATTCTTCCCTTTATGATTTTTTTATGGTGGCTAGGTTTAAGGAAAGTTAAAAAAGCACGTGCATTAAGCACCATTCACTTTCAAAATGAATTTCATTTAAAGAAGGCAGGAATGACAACAAAATAA
- a CDS encoding DUF2768 domain-containing protein, giving the protein MSQSLMKMWISLAGMGFMFLSLAFIYFSRFKLKGIFRFITAFIAYGLMFLSGIIILFVVLSGPTK; this is encoded by the coding sequence ATGTCACAGTCATTGATGAAAATGTGGATTTCGTTAGCGGGCATGGGCTTTATGTTTTTGTCGCTTGCTTTCATTTATTTCAGTCGTTTTAAGCTAAAGGGGATTTTTCGTTTTATCACTGCTTTTATTGCATACGGACTTATGTTTTTATCAGGAATCATCATTTTATTTGTCGTGTTAAGTGGACCAACTAAATAA
- a CDS encoding lysophospholipid acyltransferase family protein — MTLYAFARSVCNLVLGPIYRFDVIGREHFPSEGGVLLCTNHIDAFDPPVVGITAPRPVHFMAKEELFTVPILGSIIKNVNAFPVKRGLSDREALRKGLAVLKEGHVMGLFPEGTRSKSGELGKGLAGAGFFALRTTAAVVPCAIIGPYKPFKRLKVVYGKPIDLSEARKNKVSAEETTEIIMNEIQKLINEHK, encoded by the coding sequence TTGACCCTTTATGCATTTGCTAGATCTGTCTGTAATTTGGTGCTTGGACCGATTTATCGGTTTGACGTGATCGGGAGAGAACATTTCCCAAGTGAAGGTGGAGTATTGCTTTGTACCAATCATATTGATGCATTTGATCCACCTGTTGTAGGGATTACAGCACCTAGGCCTGTCCATTTTATGGCTAAAGAAGAGTTGTTTACTGTTCCGATTCTTGGCAGCATCATCAAAAATGTAAATGCATTTCCAGTCAAGCGAGGCCTAAGTGATCGTGAGGCATTAAGGAAAGGGCTTGCCGTTCTAAAAGAGGGTCATGTGATGGGGCTATTTCCCGAAGGAACCCGAAGTAAATCAGGAGAGCTTGGGAAAGGACTCGCAGGTGCAGGATTCTTTGCGTTAAGAACAACTGCAGCTGTTGTCCCATGTGCGATTATTGGTCCATACAAGCCATTTAAACGGCTTAAAGTGGTGTATGGGAAACCGATTGATTTATCTGAAGCACGAAAAAACAAAGTTTCAGCTGAAGAAACAACTGAAATCATCATGAATGAGATTCAAAAGCTGATTAATGAGCATAAATAG
- the ypeB gene encoding germination protein YpeB — translation MLRGIFITVLTLGIAGTAYWGYQEHREKNAILLNAENSYQRAFHELAYNVDLLHDKIGTTLAMNSRNSLSPALAEVWRLTSQAHNNVGQLPLTLLPFNKTEEFLAKIGDFSYQTAIRDLDKEPLNEKEYAALQGLYAQSADIQNELRQVQHLVLKNNLRWMDVEMALATGKEGADNTIIDGFKTVEKTVSGYSETDFGPAYINMEKKDENYKNLKGKIVSKQEAISTAKKYAGLGNDVKVQVETSGKGSDYGFYSVSLLDKQNQQEANMDVTKKGGYPIWFILNRDIKAQKISLNDASNKAINFLKQNGFENLDLFESAQYDNLGVFTFVGSENNIRVYPDAIRVKVALDNGQLLGFSANDYLKSHQTRVIPNPKITADEARTKINSNLKIMENRLAVILNDVNKEVLCYEFLGTLGEDTYRIYINADSGMEEKVEKLQNAEPIYEDVV, via the coding sequence TTGCTTAGAGGAATATTTATCACTGTACTAACTCTTGGTATTGCCGGGACCGCTTATTGGGGATATCAGGAGCATCGAGAAAAAAATGCGATTCTGTTAAATGCAGAAAATAGTTACCAACGCGCTTTCCATGAACTCGCTTATAACGTAGATTTATTGCACGATAAAATTGGGACTACTTTAGCCATGAATTCAAGGAATTCTCTATCCCCTGCGCTTGCAGAGGTTTGGCGCTTAACGTCACAGGCACATAATAATGTGGGACAACTGCCGTTAACCCTTTTACCTTTTAATAAAACAGAAGAATTCTTGGCCAAAATAGGTGATTTTAGTTATCAGACGGCCATTAGAGATTTAGATAAGGAACCATTAAATGAAAAAGAATATGCCGCATTACAAGGCTTGTATGCACAATCTGCTGATATTCAAAATGAACTTCGGCAGGTGCAACACCTTGTATTGAAAAATAATTTGCGGTGGATGGATGTTGAGATGGCGTTAGCAACCGGTAAAGAGGGGGCAGATAACACCATCATAGATGGGTTTAAAACAGTTGAAAAGACCGTTTCGGGTTATTCTGAAACCGATTTTGGACCAGCTTACATCAATATGGAAAAAAAGGATGAAAATTATAAAAATCTTAAGGGGAAAATTGTTTCTAAACAAGAGGCTATTTCAACGGCAAAAAAATATGCAGGGCTAGGAAATGATGTCAAGGTTCAGGTGGAAACTAGTGGAAAGGGTTCCGATTATGGCTTTTATAGTGTGTCTCTCTTAGATAAACAGAATCAGCAAGAGGCAAATATGGATGTGACGAAAAAAGGCGGCTACCCAATCTGGTTTATTTTAAATAGAGACATCAAAGCTCAGAAAATAAGTCTAAATGATGCATCAAATAAAGCCATTAATTTTTTAAAGCAAAATGGATTTGAGAATTTAGATTTATTTGAAAGTGCCCAGTATGATAATCTCGGTGTGTTTACTTTTGTTGGTAGTGAGAATAATATTCGGGTTTATCCTGATGCAATACGAGTAAAAGTAGCCTTGGATAATGGACAGTTACTCGGTTTTTCTGCAAATGATTATTTAAAATCACACCAAACTAGAGTAATTCCAAACCCGAAAATTACTGCTGATGAAGCTAGAACCAAAATAAATAGCAATTTAAAAATCATGGAAAATCGACTTGCTGTTATTTTAAATGATGTGAATAAAGAAGTATTGTGCTATGAGTTCCTTGGAACACTTGGTGAGGATACCTATAGAATTTATATTAATGCCGATTCCGGTATGGAGGAAAAAGTAGAAAAACTCCAAAATGCTGAGCCGATTTATGAAGATGTTGTGTAG
- a CDS encoding NAD(P)H-dependent glycerol-3-phosphate dehydrogenase, producing the protein MSRKSEKVAVIGAGSWGTALAMVLADNGHEVRLWGHNEAQINEINETHMNKKYLPDIQLSPTIKGFYSLSEALEGIDTIILAVPTKAIREVISKIVECRTEPLTIVHVSKGIEPNTLLRISEIIEQEMPKELLTAVVVLSGPSHAEEVSLRHPTTVAVSSKNMAAAEATQDLFINNNFRVYTNPDIIGVEIGGALKNIIALAAGISDGLGFGDNAKAALMTRGLAEIARLGTKMGANPLTFSGLTGIGDLIVTCTSVHSRNWRAGNMLGKGQSLDEVLDNMGMVVEGVRTTKAAYQLSERYEVSMPITKVLFDVLFNNVDPKAGTESLMGRTKTVEMEDLVNILDEK; encoded by the coding sequence ATGAGCCGCAAGAGTGAAAAAGTTGCCGTTATTGGTGCTGGGAGCTGGGGTACGGCTTTGGCGATGGTCCTAGCAGATAATGGTCATGAAGTAAGGCTATGGGGACACAATGAAGCACAAATAAACGAAATTAATGAAACTCACATGAATAAAAAATACCTTCCAGACATACAGCTATCACCGACTATCAAAGGTTTTTATTCACTTAGTGAAGCTCTTGAAGGAATTGACACGATCATTCTAGCTGTTCCAACAAAGGCCATTCGGGAAGTCATTAGTAAAATAGTTGAATGTAGAACAGAGCCTTTAACGATTGTACATGTTAGTAAAGGGATTGAGCCGAATACATTACTTCGTATTTCTGAAATTATCGAGCAGGAGATGCCGAAGGAACTGTTAACGGCAGTCGTTGTCCTTTCAGGTCCAAGCCATGCCGAAGAGGTTAGTTTGCGACATCCAACAACAGTAGCGGTATCCTCGAAAAATATGGCGGCAGCTGAAGCAACACAGGATTTGTTTATTAATAATAATTTCCGTGTATATACAAACCCCGATATTATTGGTGTAGAAATCGGTGGTGCACTGAAGAATATCATTGCTTTAGCAGCTGGTATTTCTGATGGACTAGGCTTTGGTGACAATGCGAAAGCCGCGTTAATGACAAGAGGTTTAGCAGAAATTGCTAGACTAGGAACGAAAATGGGCGCTAATCCATTAACTTTTTCTGGCCTGACAGGGATTGGGGATTTAATTGTTACGTGTACGAGTGTCCATTCGCGAAATTGGCGTGCTGGAAACATGCTTGGCAAAGGTCAAAGTCTTGATGAGGTCTTAGACAATATGGGCATGGTAGTTGAAGGTGTTCGAACAACAAAAGCAGCATACCAACTTTCAGAAAGATATGAAGTCAGTATGCCAATCACAAAGGTACTTTTCGATGTGCTCTTTAATAATGTTGATCCGAAGGCTGGAACGGAATCATTAATGGGACGAACAAAGACTGTTGAAATGGAAGATTTAGTTAATATTTTGGATGAAAAATAA
- the sleB gene encoding spore cortex-lytic enzyme, whose product MRIKWFPIKCTVFVLLLIQFVLFSHLERKAVAFTNQVIQQGATWEDVVELQSRLQYIGFYNGKIDGVFDWKTYWALRNFQYEFGLPIDGLAGAKTKAKLVRASKYDKRFVNKQIDKGHKFTHYGGVDLNKQTTPAKPKTPTKPKVAANPKAKQSPTKTQPKAKQPVKQQAQTPAKNQIKAKQPVKQKAQTPAKQIAKAPAASKPKVQSKPKAQQNKQPAKATAANTPNGFSQNDIKLLSNAVYGESRGEPYIGQVAVAAVILNRINSASFPNTVSGVIFEPGAFTAVADGQIWLTPNENAKKAVLDAINGYDPTGEAIYYFNPDTATNGWIWSRPQIKKIGKHIFCK is encoded by the coding sequence ATGAGGATTAAGTGGTTTCCGATAAAATGCACAGTATTTGTTTTGTTATTGATTCAGTTTGTACTATTTAGTCATTTAGAAAGAAAAGCGGTTGCTTTTACCAATCAGGTAATTCAGCAGGGAGCTACCTGGGAAGATGTGGTTGAATTACAGTCGAGATTGCAATACATTGGCTTTTATAATGGGAAAATTGATGGTGTTTTTGATTGGAAGACCTATTGGGCGTTAAGAAATTTTCAATACGAATTTGGCTTGCCAATTGATGGTTTAGCAGGAGCAAAGACGAAAGCGAAACTGGTAAGAGCCTCAAAATATGATAAACGCTTTGTTAATAAACAAATTGATAAGGGCCATAAATTTACCCATTACGGTGGGGTGGATTTAAACAAACAGACTACACCTGCTAAGCCAAAGACACCTACAAAACCTAAAGTAGCTGCAAATCCAAAGGCAAAACAATCACCAACAAAGACTCAGCCGAAAGCAAAGCAACCTGTAAAACAGCAAGCACAAACACCTGCAAAAAATCAAATAAAAGCAAAGCAACCTGTTAAGCAGAAGGCACAAACACCTGCTAAGCAGATTGCAAAAGCACCAGCAGCATCCAAGCCAAAGGTACAGTCTAAGCCCAAAGCTCAGCAAAATAAGCAACCAGCAAAAGCAACAGCTGCCAATACACCAAATGGCTTCTCACAAAATGATATCAAACTATTGTCAAACGCTGTTTATGGTGAATCTAGAGGCGAGCCTTATATTGGGCAAGTAGCTGTAGCCGCAGTCATATTAAATCGAATCAATTCTGCAAGCTTTCCGAATACCGTTTCTGGGGTTATTTTTGAACCGGGTGCGTTTACAGCTGTAGCAGATGGTCAGATATGGTTAACGCCAAATGAGAACGCGAAAAAAGCAGTCCTCGATGCGATTAACGGTTATGATCCAACTGGTGAAGCAATTTATTATTTTAACCCAGATACAGCAACAAACGGATGGATTTGGTCAAGACCACAAATTAAGAAAATAGGGAAACACATATTCTGTAAATAA
- a CDS encoding YIEGIA family protein translates to MNEYTLPIAFGVLIGTLSRIYMLRTDYRQYPTYLHGKIIHIALGFIAGGLGTVAVPAILEEEFTAITFLTIAASQFREVRNMERNTLTELDRYEMVPRGATYIEGIAIAFESRNYLVIFTSLVSTMGYLFVNIWVGILAGLLAMVLSRSLMSGGKIKDIVDIEYVKPRFDGAGLYVDNIYIMNIGLSKRQEEVLKYGMGFILKPKNFNARTTIANLGQRQAILHDVSTALGVYRDSGTPALVPLAKRDLDDGKIGIFVLPQEKDIDKALKIIGAVPTLENAIRMPTERKKAENLGGRGK, encoded by the coding sequence ATGAACGAATACACATTGCCGATTGCCTTCGGAGTACTGATTGGTACATTAAGTAGAATTTATATGCTTCGAACTGATTATCGGCAGTATCCAACCTATTTACATGGGAAAATCATTCATATTGCGTTAGGGTTTATCGCAGGTGGGTTAGGAACCGTTGCAGTTCCGGCAATTTTAGAAGAAGAATTTACGGCTATTACCTTTTTGACGATTGCCGCATCTCAATTTCGTGAAGTAAGGAATATGGAGCGCAATACGCTGACAGAGCTAGACAGGTATGAAATGGTTCCGCGGGGGGCGACATATATTGAAGGCATAGCCATTGCATTTGAAAGTAGAAATTATTTGGTGATTTTTACTTCGTTAGTATCAACAATGGGCTATTTGTTTGTGAATATTTGGGTAGGGATTCTTGCGGGTCTATTGGCTATGGTATTGTCTCGATCGTTAATGTCTGGTGGCAAAATAAAAGATATTGTCGATATTGAATATGTTAAGCCAAGATTTGATGGTGCGGGATTATATGTCGATAATATTTATATCATGAACATCGGATTGTCAAAGCGCCAAGAGGAAGTGCTGAAATACGGCATGGGCTTTATCCTAAAACCGAAAAATTTCAATGCGAGAACGACGATTGCCAATCTTGGACAAAGGCAAGCTATCCTTCACGATGTTTCCACTGCCTTAGGTGTATACCGTGATTCTGGAACTCCAGCGCTTGTTCCGTTAGCCAAGAGGGATTTAGATGATGGAAAAATAGGGATATTTGTACTTCCACAAGAAAAGGATATTGATAAGGCTTTAAAAATTATAGGTGCGGTTCCTACATTAGAAAATGCTATTCGTATGCCGACTGAGCGGAAAAAGGCCGAAAATTTAGGAGGCCGTGGTAAATGA
- the rpsA gene encoding 30S ribosomal protein S1, whose translation MVEDMNQVEVSNFEVGDKVTGQVTKVEEKQVLVNIANSKLDGIIPISELSSLHVEKASDAVAEGDELDLEVIKVEEDALILSKRKVDAEKAWDDLEAKFNSGEVFEAEIKDVVKGGLVVDLGVRGFVPASLVESFFVEDFSDYKGRTLTFKIVELDKEKNRLILSHRAVVEEQKVKQKQNLVDSLEAGQVLEGTVQRITDFGAFVDIGGVDGLVHISQLSHQHVDKPSDVVEEGQKVQVKILSVDRDHDRISLSIKDTLPGPWANISERAPKGSTLTGVVRRLVSYGAFVEVFPGVEGLVHISQIAHKHIGTPHEVLKEGQEVSVKVLEVNEQDQRLSLSIKDLLEKEADEVIDYELPEESKGFQLGEMIGDKLKNLKN comes from the coding sequence ATGGTAGAAGATATGAATCAAGTCGAAGTTTCAAATTTTGAAGTTGGTGACAAGGTAACAGGCCAAGTAACAAAAGTGGAAGAAAAACAGGTTCTTGTTAATATCGCGAATAGTAAATTGGATGGAATTATTCCAATTAGTGAACTTTCAAGCCTCCATGTAGAAAAAGCATCTGATGCTGTAGCTGAAGGCGATGAATTAGATTTAGAAGTTATTAAAGTTGAAGAAGATGCTTTAATTTTATCAAAACGCAAAGTAGACGCTGAAAAAGCTTGGGATGATTTAGAAGCGAAGTTTAACAGCGGTGAAGTTTTTGAAGCTGAAATAAAAGATGTGGTAAAAGGCGGATTAGTCGTTGATTTAGGCGTCCGTGGCTTTGTCCCTGCATCACTTGTAGAGTCCTTCTTCGTTGAAGATTTCTCTGATTACAAAGGCAGAACTCTTACATTTAAGATTGTTGAATTAGATAAAGAAAAAAATCGCTTAATCCTTTCACATCGTGCAGTGGTAGAGGAACAAAAAGTTAAGCAAAAACAAAACTTAGTTGATTCTCTTGAAGCTGGTCAAGTTTTAGAAGGTACAGTTCAACGAATCACAGATTTTGGTGCATTTGTTGATATCGGTGGAGTAGATGGTTTAGTCCATATTTCACAACTTTCCCATCAGCATGTTGATAAGCCATCTGATGTTGTTGAAGAAGGCCAAAAAGTACAAGTTAAAATTTTAAGTGTTGATCGTGACCATGATCGTATCTCTTTATCCATTAAGGATACACTTCCTGGACCTTGGGCTAACATTTCAGAGCGTGCACCAAAAGGAAGTACGCTAACAGGCGTAGTCAGACGATTAGTTTCTTATGGTGCATTTGTCGAAGTTTTCCCTGGAGTAGAGGGGCTCGTTCATATTTCACAAATTGCTCATAAGCATATCGGTACCCCTCATGAAGTGTTAAAAGAGGGCCAAGAAGTGAGTGTTAAAGTGTTAGAGGTTAACGAACAAGACCAACGACTTTCTTTAAGCATAAAAGATTTACTTGAAAAAGAAGCTGATGAAGTCATTGATTACGAATTACCAGAAGAGTCTAAAGGCTTCCAGCTTGGCGAAATGATCGGGGATAAATTAAAGAATCTTAAAAACTAA
- a CDS encoding capping complex subunit for YIEGIA → MTIDKFILAIVTTNIKKVPNGSNVFHCDTKEEMEHIGASLEAILDGIAHALSEDLLIIVKH, encoded by the coding sequence ATGACAATTGATAAATTTATTTTAGCAATCGTGACAACAAATATAAAAAAGGTACCAAATGGGTCGAATGTGTTTCATTGTGATACGAAAGAAGAGATGGAGCATATTGGAGCAAGTTTAGAAGCAATTCTGGATGGAATTGCCCATGCTCTAAGTGAAGATTTGCTCATTATTGTGAAACATTAG
- a CDS encoding YpdA family putative bacillithiol disulfide reductase yields MQQEKVIIIGAGPCGLAAAIALQNIGINPLVIEKGNIVNSIYRYPTHQTFFSTSEKLEIGEVPFVTEDYKPRRNQALSYYREVVKRKELRINSFEKVLSISKIDKHSFSVQTDLEEYSASNVIIATGYYDHPNYMNVKGEELPKVFHYFKEAHPYFDKNVLVVGGKNSSVDAAIELVKAGAKVTVVYRGNEFSPSIKPWILPEFESLIRSGKITMEFNSHIKEITADTVVYQTDSEVKKVKNDFVFAMTGYHPDHSFLEQIGIQIDRETGRPFHNLETMETNIEGIYIAGVIAAGNNANEIFIENGRFHGQLIANSILRKQNM; encoded by the coding sequence ATGCAACAAGAAAAAGTGATTATTATTGGGGCAGGGCCTTGTGGATTGGCGGCGGCCATTGCATTACAAAATATTGGCATCAATCCGCTGGTAATTGAAAAGGGGAATATTGTAAATTCAATATACCGTTATCCTACCCATCAGACATTCTTTAGTACGAGTGAAAAGCTTGAAATTGGAGAAGTTCCGTTTGTTACGGAGGACTATAAGCCAAGAAGAAATCAAGCATTATCCTATTATCGTGAAGTAGTCAAAAGGAAAGAATTAAGAATAAACTCATTTGAGAAGGTATTATCGATTTCAAAAATCGACAAACATTCCTTTAGTGTGCAGACAGATCTTGAGGAATACTCTGCTTCAAATGTAATCATCGCTACAGGGTATTATGATCATCCAAACTATATGAATGTTAAAGGAGAAGAGCTTCCAAAAGTATTTCATTATTTTAAAGAGGCTCATCCTTATTTTGATAAAAATGTATTAGTGGTTGGAGGAAAGAATTCAAGTGTAGATGCAGCGATCGAACTGGTCAAAGCTGGTGCTAAGGTGACAGTAGTTTACCGTGGAAACGAGTTTTCACCAAGTATTAAACCATGGATTTTGCCGGAATTTGAATCACTTATCCGAAGTGGGAAAATTACGATGGAGTTCAATTCTCACATCAAGGAAATTACAGCGGATACCGTTGTTTATCAGACTGATTCCGAAGTAAAAAAAGTAAAAAATGATTTTGTATTTGCCATGACAGGCTACCATCCTGATCACAGCTTTCTAGAGCAAATTGGAATTCAAATTGATCGAGAAACAGGACGCCCTTTTCATAACTTAGAAACGATGGAAACCAATATCGAAGGGATCTATATTGCAGGTGTCATTGCAGCAGGTAATAATGCGAATGAAATTTTTATTGAAAATGGTCGTTTCCATGGTCAACTTATAGCAAATTCTATTTTAAGAAAGCAAAATATGTAA
- a CDS encoding YpzI family protein: MGKDRQEKKLKASRKTESDRDQALHYPGSTKMSSPEEARKLNDSKYS, from the coding sequence TTGGGTAAAGATCGCCAAGAGAAAAAACTTAAAGCAAGCCGCAAAACGGAGTCAGATCGCGATCAAGCATTACATTATCCTGGATCTACGAAGATGTCGAGCCCTGAAGAAGCAAGAAAATTAAATGATTCAAAGTATAGTTAA
- the cmk gene encoding (d)CMP kinase has translation MTKKISIAIDGPAAAGKSTVAKIVAEKLSYIYIDTGAMYRAITFKALNEGADLQNESAIVAILEKTTINLLPGEKGQLVYLDDQDVTNEIRTASVTNSVSIVAKHPLVRKEMVARQQQFAVGGGVVMDGRDIGTHVLPTAEVKIFLLASVEERALRRHSENLSKGFPSDLERLKQEIMLRDKLDSEREAAPLKKAEDAEELDTTSLSIEEVVEKILALAYERI, from the coding sequence ATGACAAAGAAGATTTCCATTGCAATTGATGGTCCTGCTGCTGCAGGGAAAAGTACAGTTGCAAAAATAGTAGCAGAAAAACTATCGTATATTTATATTGATACTGGTGCCATGTATCGTGCCATAACCTTTAAAGCATTAAACGAAGGAGCTGATTTGCAGAATGAATCCGCAATTGTGGCCATATTGGAAAAGACAACGATAAATCTTTTGCCAGGAGAAAAAGGACAACTTGTTTACTTAGATGATCAAGATGTCACCAATGAAATCAGAACAGCTTCTGTAACGAATTCTGTTTCAATTGTGGCGAAGCACCCGCTCGTTCGTAAGGAAATGGTTGCAAGACAACAGCAATTTGCAGTAGGTGGCGGAGTTGTAATGGATGGGAGAGATATTGGAACCCATGTATTACCAACAGCAGAAGTAAAAATATTTTTACTAGCCAGTGTCGAGGAAAGAGCGCTTCGCAGGCATAGTGAAAACCTTTCAAAGGGCTTCCCTTCTGACTTGGAAAGGCTTAAACAGGAAATTATGCTTCGTGACAAATTGGATTCTGAACGTGAGGCTGCTCCTTTAAAAAAGGCAGAAGATGCAGAAGAGCTTGATACGACCTCCCTTAGCATTGAAGAGGTAGTTGAAAAGATATTAGCGCTGGCTTATGAAAGGATCTGA
- a CDS encoding YpfB family protein — protein MGEFEMKAVERILIKIVIIQFIFLLISQLLFHKFQVLPELQQITRYEGVTEGNFSEILETFNGR, from the coding sequence ATGGGAGAGTTTGAGATGAAAGCCGTTGAAAGAATACTAATTAAAATTGTTATCATTCAATTTATCTTTTTATTAATAAGCCAATTGTTATTCCATAAATTTCAAGTGTTGCCGGAACTTCAGCAGATAACTCGTTACGAAGGTGTAACGGAAGGTAATTTTTCCGAAATTCTTGAGACCTTTAATGGACGCTGA